The proteins below are encoded in one region of Ferruginibacter lapsinanis:
- the fabF gene encoding beta-ketoacyl-ACP synthase II, with translation MDLKRVVVTGLGALTPLGKTVADYWQGLADGANGCDFIQQFDAAKFKTRFACEVKDFDPTLYLDRKEARKIDRFSQFALIASDEAVKDAGITADNVDPDRVGVIFGSGIGGLITFQEEVMNFASGDGTPRFNPFFIPKMILDIAAGHISMRHTFRGPNYAVVSACASSTNAIIDAFDNIRVGKSDIIITGGSEAVVSAAGVGGFNAMKALSERNDDPKSASRPFDKDRDGFVMGEGAGVLVLESLEHALARGAKIYCEIAGGGATADAHHITAPHPEGLGARNVMKAALKDAGLQPEDIDYINVHGTSTPLGDIAETKAILNVFGDHAYKLNISSTKSMTGHCLGAAGALETLACIMAVTKDIVPPTINHFTDDPDLDPRLNFTFNKAQHRVVNAALSNTFGFGGHNASVIVKKYKP, from the coding sequence ATGGATCTAAAAAGAGTAGTAGTAACCGGGTTGGGAGCCCTCACTCCATTAGGGAAAACTGTTGCTGATTATTGGCAAGGGTTAGCTGATGGAGCTAATGGCTGCGATTTTATTCAACAATTTGATGCAGCTAAATTTAAAACAAGGTTTGCCTGCGAAGTCAAAGATTTTGATCCAACACTTTATTTAGATAGAAAAGAAGCTCGGAAGATCGATCGTTTTAGCCAGTTTGCTTTGATAGCAAGCGATGAAGCGGTAAAAGATGCCGGTATCACTGCTGATAACGTTGACCCGGACAGAGTTGGTGTTATATTTGGTAGTGGTATAGGTGGATTGATCACATTTCAGGAAGAAGTGATGAACTTTGCATCCGGAGATGGTACTCCACGTTTCAATCCTTTCTTTATTCCAAAAATGATATTGGATATTGCCGCTGGGCACATATCTATGCGTCATACATTCAGAGGTCCTAATTATGCGGTAGTAAGTGCCTGTGCATCAAGTACTAATGCAATAATTGATGCTTTTGATAATATCCGTGTGGGGAAATCAGATATCATTATTACCGGAGGTAGTGAAGCCGTTGTGAGTGCAGCAGGCGTGGGTGGTTTTAATGCCATGAAAGCATTGAGCGAAAGAAATGATGATCCGAAATCTGCCAGTCGTCCTTTTGATAAAGACCGTGATGGTTTTGTAATGGGAGAAGGTGCAGGTGTACTGGTGTTAGAAAGTCTGGAGCATGCGCTAGCTCGTGGTGCAAAAATTTATTGCGAAATAGCAGGTGGTGGTGCTACTGCCGATGCTCATCATATTACCGCTCCACATCCGGAGGGGTTGGGTGCAAGAAATGTAATGAAAGCTGCATTAAAAGATGCCGGCCTACAGCCTGAAGATATTGATTATATCAATGTTCACGGTACATCTACACCGTTGGGTGATATTGCAGAAACGAAAGCGATCCTTAATGTTTTTGGTGATCATGCCTACAAATTAAATATCAGCAGTACAAAAAGTATGACAGGCCATTGTTTGGGTGCTGCAGGTGCGTTGGAAACATTGGCTTGTATCATGGCCGTTACAAAGGATATTGTACCTCCAACGATTAATCATTTTACTGATGATCCGGATTTGGATCCAAGACTTAACTTTACTTTCAACAAAGCTCAACATCGTGTAGTAAATGCTGCATTAAGCAATACATTTGGTTTCGGTGGACATAATGCTTCTGTGATAGTAAAAAAATATAAGCCTTAG
- a CDS encoding thioredoxin domain-containing protein, translated as MSQQIPNRLIKETSPYLLQHAYNPVDWYAWGEEALQKAKESDKPILVSIGYSACHWCHVMEHESFENAAVAKIMNDHFVNIKIDREERPDLDAIYMDAVQAISGSGGWPLNVFLTPDKKPFYGGTYFPPVNAFNRSSWTEVLHGVAQAWKDRKHEIESQAENLLAYLHKTNDLAQPKNIVPDQTEKVFDKSHCDTIFNNIMVSADKEWGGFGRAPKFPQTFTIQYLLQYYHFTKNETALTQAILSIDKMLQGGIYDHLAGGLARYSTDAEWLAPHFEKMLYDNALLVNVLCDAYQITKSERYRAAIEKTISFVQQELMNSQGGFYAALDADSEGEEGKYYVWQKQEIDNILGEDAAIFCEYFDVSEEGNWEHKNILRILLPTEEFVKKHDLTVSAFNDLIENSRQRLLEFRNTRVRPGLDDKIILSWNALMLHAIAKAAAVLQDEQYYILAKNNYNFIIKNFKKDNDSFELYHTCKNGIVKYPAFLDDYAYFIQACIALYELTFDPAYLHTAHNYCNYVIENFIDEENAFFYFTNLHQTDVVIRKKEIYDGAMPSANAIMAKNIQHLALVYNNSEWGKQAELMVKTLKEMVVKYPTSFGNWAMLIFGLVTSINEITVSGPDAGFWGKHIHKNYIPNKVLMCAVDGDNDFPISTGKFSKSLTFIYLCKNYMCLAPFTSVEELMKIIEKTDYFE; from the coding sequence ATGTCTCAGCAAATTCCCAATAGGTTAATCAAGGAAACAAGTCCTTATCTTTTACAACATGCATACAATCCGGTGGATTGGTACGCATGGGGAGAGGAGGCGTTGCAAAAAGCAAAAGAATCAGACAAACCCATATTAGTAAGTATTGGTTATTCGGCTTGTCATTGGTGTCATGTAATGGAACATGAAAGTTTCGAAAATGCAGCAGTAGCCAAAATAATGAACGATCATTTTGTCAATATAAAAATTGACAGAGAGGAAAGGCCTGATCTCGACGCTATTTATATGGATGCAGTGCAGGCTATTTCGGGCAGCGGAGGGTGGCCTTTAAATGTGTTTCTGACCCCTGATAAAAAACCATTTTATGGGGGGACTTATTTTCCTCCGGTAAATGCTTTCAATCGTTCATCATGGACAGAGGTACTGCATGGAGTGGCGCAGGCATGGAAAGATAGAAAGCATGAGATAGAATCGCAGGCAGAAAATCTATTGGCTTATCTGCATAAAACTAACGATCTGGCCCAGCCGAAAAATATCGTACCAGATCAAACCGAAAAAGTATTTGACAAAAGTCATTGTGATACTATTTTCAATAATATCATGGTTTCGGCAGATAAGGAGTGGGGAGGCTTTGGCAGAGCACCCAAGTTTCCGCAAACATTTACTATTCAGTATTTATTGCAATATTATCATTTTACAAAAAATGAAACTGCATTGACACAAGCTATTTTGTCAATTGATAAAATGTTGCAGGGGGGTATCTACGATCATTTGGCCGGAGGCCTTGCCAGATATAGTACAGATGCGGAATGGCTGGCCCCTCACTTTGAAAAAATGTTATATGATAATGCGTTACTTGTAAATGTATTATGCGATGCGTACCAGATCACAAAAAGTGAAAGATACAGAGCAGCAATAGAAAAGACAATTTCATTTGTTCAACAAGAATTAATGAATAGTCAAGGAGGTTTCTATGCGGCGCTTGATGCAGATAGCGAAGGGGAAGAAGGTAAATATTATGTCTGGCAAAAACAAGAAATAGATAATATTTTGGGTGAAGATGCGGCTATTTTTTGTGAATATTTTGATGTATCTGAAGAAGGGAATTGGGAGCACAAAAATATCCTCAGAATTTTATTGCCGACGGAGGAATTTGTGAAAAAGCATGATCTTACAGTTTCTGCGTTTAACGATTTAATTGAAAATAGCCGGCAACGATTACTGGAGTTTCGCAATACCAGGGTGAGGCCGGGATTGGATGATAAGATCATTTTAAGTTGGAATGCTTTAATGCTTCATGCTATTGCCAAAGCGGCAGCAGTATTGCAGGATGAGCAGTATTATATATTAGCGAAAAACAATTACAACTTCATTATAAAAAACTTCAAAAAGGATAACGATTCTTTTGAGTTGTATCATACTTGTAAAAATGGTATTGTAAAATACCCGGCTTTTTTAGATGATTATGCCTATTTCATACAGGCATGTATAGCGCTTTATGAGCTGACATTTGATCCTGCGTATTTACATACTGCACATAATTATTGTAATTATGTCATTGAGAACTTTATCGACGAAGAAAATGCATTCTTTTACTTTACAAATCTGCACCAAACAGATGTTGTTATCAGGAAAAAAGAAATATACGATGGAGCCATGCCTTCCGCAAATGCGATAATGGCAAAAAACATTCAGCATCTTGCATTGGTTTACAATAATTCGGAATGGGGAAAACAGGCAGAATTGATGGTAAAAACGTTAAAGGAAATGGTTGTCAAATATCCTACTTCATTTGGCAATTGGGCAATGTTGATCTTTGGTTTGGTTACAAGCATCAATGAAATCACTGTAAGTGGGCCTGATGCAGGCTTTTGGGGCAAACATATTCATAAAAATTATATACCAAATAAGGTTTTGATGTGTGCGGTTGATGGTGATAATGACTTCCCTATTTCAACAGGCAAATTTTCGAAAAGTTTAACATTTATTTATTTGTGTAAAAATTATATGTGTCTAGCTCCTTTCACCAGTGTTGAAGAATTAATGAAAATCATTGAAAAGACTGATTATTTCGAATGA
- a CDS encoding acyl carrier protein, with product MSDIATRVKKIIVDKLGVDEGEVTTEASFTNDLGADSLDTVELIMEFEKEFNISIPDEQAETITTVGQAVTYLEEHSK from the coding sequence ATGTCAGACATTGCAACAAGAGTAAAGAAAATTATTGTTGACAAATTAGGTGTAGATGAAGGCGAAGTAACCACTGAGGCTTCTTTTACCAATGATTTAGGTGCCGATAGCTTGGACACCGTAGAATTAATTATGGAATTTGAAAAAGAATTCAATATTTCTATTCCAGATGAACAAGCTGAAACCATCACTACAGTTGGACAAGCAGTTACTTATTTAGAAGAACATTCTAAATAA
- a CDS encoding DUF4271 domain-containing protein — protein sequence MKQVVLFFLLFIAAPVFLFSQTADSSLIKQDTVLHDTISTNPINQFLAKNSLLNFTQDTILLTSGIKYKAKLDSFLAKNILVNHKSQSIALTALPKKIDNDQAIYFYLIAGMAFFLAFFKFSYARYFNNLFRVFFNTSLRQSQLTDQLLQAKLPSLFFNVFFVLSGGVYLYFLLYHFKWLGGSGLLFQLALCVLAIALIYTGKYLTIKFTGWLTGQREVTNTYIFVVFLINKILGIFLLPFITVIAFSTEALASSAVLISLLLVSLMLILRFVRSYGLLQNKLKVSRFHFLLYIAGVEIIPLLLIYKGLMVLLNKNL from the coding sequence TTGAAACAGGTAGTATTATTTTTTTTGCTTTTTATTGCGGCGCCTGTTTTTCTCTTTTCACAAACGGCAGACTCTTCGTTAATTAAACAGGACACTGTTTTACACGATACCATAAGCACTAACCCTATCAACCAATTCTTAGCAAAAAATTCCTTATTGAATTTTACACAAGACACAATATTGCTTACAAGTGGGATTAAGTACAAGGCAAAATTGGATAGTTTTCTGGCAAAGAACATTTTAGTAAATCATAAAAGCCAATCTATAGCGCTTACAGCACTTCCCAAAAAGATTGATAATGACCAGGCCATTTATTTTTATTTGATTGCCGGGATGGCATTTTTTCTGGCATTCTTTAAATTTTCCTATGCTAGGTATTTCAATAATCTTTTCAGGGTGTTTTTTAATACATCGCTAAGGCAGAGCCAACTTACAGATCAATTGTTGCAGGCAAAGTTGCCTTCATTATTTTTCAATGTTTTCTTTGTTTTATCAGGAGGGGTATATCTCTATTTTTTGTTATACCATTTCAAATGGTTGGGTGGATCAGGTCTCTTGTTTCAGCTGGCACTATGTGTGCTGGCAATAGCATTGATATATACCGGTAAGTATCTTACCATTAAGTTTACAGGTTGGCTTACAGGGCAGCGGGAGGTAACCAATACATATATATTTGTGGTATTTCTTATAAATAAGATCTTGGGGATTTTTCTGTTACCTTTTATTACCGTGATAGCTTTTTCGACCGAAGCATTAGCAAGCAGTGCTGTATTGATCTCTTTATTGCTGGTTTCATTGATGTTGATTCTCAGGTTTGTCAGATCTTATGGATTGTTACAGAATAAATTAAAAGTCAGTAGGTTTCATTTTCTTTTATATATCGCCGGAGTGGAAATAATTCCCCTGCTACTCATTTACAAAGGCTTGATGGTTTTATTAAATAAAAATCTCTAA
- a CDS encoding uroporphyrinogen-III synthase — translation MAKIGDKNTGAKAGSIKKVLITQPKPEGEKSPYFDLAKKHDIELHFHPFIIIEGIPAKEFRKQKVDMVNFTAVIFTSRHAIDHFFRICEEMKITVSQDTKYYCITEAIALYLQKFILYRKRKVFYGADGTNKSLFDVINKHKDNEKFLYPCSQSFDSEITNWLKANNCEYARPVLYNVVSNDIKEVVDRKYDVICFFTPGGVKSLLENFPKYKQNGTKIGAFGANTSKAAEEAGLVLDIKAPQPQAPSMVSALELFLSGQKKK, via the coding sequence ATGGCTAAAATAGGGGATAAAAATACAGGAGCAAAGGCCGGATCAATAAAAAAAGTACTCATTACTCAACCTAAGCCTGAAGGCGAAAAGTCTCCGTACTTTGACTTGGCAAAGAAGCATGATATTGAGCTACATTTTCATCCATTCATTATCATTGAAGGGATTCCTGCGAAAGAATTCAGGAAGCAAAAAGTTGACATGGTAAATTTTACAGCTGTAATTTTTACCAGTCGTCATGCAATTGATCATTTCTTCCGTATTTGCGAAGAGATGAAGATCACTGTATCTCAGGACACTAAATATTATTGCATTACAGAAGCAATAGCACTATATCTTCAGAAATTTATTTTATACAGGAAACGTAAAGTTTTTTACGGAGCTGATGGCACTAACAAAAGTTTGTTTGATGTGATCAATAAACATAAAGACAACGAAAAATTTCTGTATCCATGTTCGCAATCCTTTGATAGCGAAATTACAAACTGGTTGAAAGCCAATAATTGCGAATATGCAAGACCGGTTTTATACAATGTAGTAAGCAATGATATTAAGGAAGTAGTAGATCGTAAATATGATGTTATCTGCTTTTTTACTCCAGGCGGCGTAAAAAGTTTGTTAGAAAATTTTCCTAAGTATAAACAGAATGGTACTAAAATAGGTGCATTCGGTGCTAATACCTCTAAGGCAGCTGAAGAAGCAGGTTTAGTGCTTGATATTAAAGCTCCTCAACCACAGGCTCCTAGTATGGTGAGTGCATTAGAGCTATTCTTATCAGGACAAAAAAAGAAATAA
- the hemW gene encoding radical SAM family heme chaperone HemW, with the protein MSGIYIHIPFCKQACHYCNFHFSTSLKQKDELIAALIKEITLTSPAEEDKDIETLYFGGGTPSIISIDDLQLIFDALQQKFTFSNTIEITLEANPDDITDEKLQQWKSIGINRFSIGIQSFIEEELKWMNRAHTAAESLICIDKIRNAGFENFSVDLIYGSPILTNEQWQKNVAIVTEKNIPHISCYALTVEPKTALDKLIAQHKKAPVDAEKQAEQFSLLMDWMNAAGYEHYEISNYAKPGFRSKHNSSYWQQKKYYGFGPSAHSFDGKSRRWNISNNAVYIQSLQNDALSFEEEILTETQALNEYIMTSLRTMEGLNLEHVSLKFGKDKSEKLKVKSEKWKGKIKYINTSICLTNEGKLFADGIAADLFF; encoded by the coding sequence TTGTCAGGAATTTATATTCATATCCCCTTCTGCAAGCAGGCTTGCCATTATTGCAACTTTCATTTTTCTACTTCCTTAAAACAGAAAGATGAACTGATAGCCGCCTTGATAAAAGAGATAACACTTACTTCTCCTGCAGAAGAAGACAAAGATATTGAAACCTTGTACTTTGGCGGCGGCACACCCAGTATCATATCTATAGATGACCTGCAATTAATTTTTGATGCTCTGCAACAAAAGTTTACATTTTCTAACACGATCGAGATCACATTAGAAGCCAACCCCGATGATATCACTGATGAAAAATTACAACAATGGAAGTCTATAGGTATTAATCGGTTCAGCATCGGCATACAATCATTCATTGAAGAAGAATTGAAATGGATGAACAGGGCTCATACGGCAGCCGAATCGCTGATATGTATTGACAAGATCAGAAATGCAGGATTTGAAAATTTTTCTGTTGATCTGATCTATGGCTCTCCAATTTTAACAAACGAGCAATGGCAGAAAAACGTAGCAATAGTTACAGAAAAAAATATTCCGCATATCAGCTGTTATGCCTTAACGGTAGAACCTAAAACAGCATTGGATAAATTAATTGCACAGCATAAAAAAGCCCCGGTAGATGCAGAGAAACAGGCAGAACAATTTTCTTTGTTAATGGATTGGATGAATGCTGCAGGATATGAGCATTATGAGATCAGCAATTATGCAAAGCCAGGATTTCGCAGTAAACACAACAGCAGCTACTGGCAGCAAAAAAAATATTATGGCTTTGGTCCATCAGCGCACTCATTTGATGGAAAAAGCAGGCGATGGAATATTTCCAATAACGCTGTATACATTCAATCTTTACAAAACGATGCATTGAGCTTCGAAGAAGAAATACTTACCGAGACTCAGGCATTAAATGAATACATTATGACATCGTTGAGAACTATGGAAGGGCTGAACTTAGAGCATGTCAGTTTAAAATTTGGAAAGGATAAAAGTGAAAAACTAAAAGTGAAAAGTGAAAAATGGAAAGGCAAAATAAAGTACATCAATACATCGATCTGTCTTACGAATGAAGGCAAACTGTTTGCAGATGGAATAGCAGCTGATCTGTTTTTTTGA
- the rnc gene encoding ribonuclease III, with protein MDFLKNILPGTAKSKEFKKQLTNVLGFAPGKLDLYTTALSHRSVREGADENNERLEFLGDAVLSSIVAHYLFMKYPYKGEGFLTEMRSKMVNRQQLNDVGVKMGLKKITIYNKFDSALKISQIFGNTLEALIGAVYLDKGYKKTQKWVEKNIILTHMFIDDLEGIEINIKNRLYGWANKNGKVLDFETLEEVFQNGRRLFTIGATVDGELVAKGKGYNKKDASQIAAQLAVEKLGL; from the coding sequence GTGGATTTTCTTAAAAACATTTTACCAGGTACCGCTAAAAGCAAAGAGTTTAAAAAGCAACTCACTAATGTATTGGGATTTGCTCCCGGTAAATTAGACTTGTATACTACGGCGTTAAGTCACCGTTCAGTAAGAGAAGGTGCAGATGAAAATAATGAACGCCTTGAATTTTTAGGCGATGCGGTTCTGAGTTCCATAGTAGCGCATTACCTTTTTATGAAGTATCCTTATAAAGGCGAAGGGTTCTTGACCGAAATGAGGAGTAAAATGGTAAATCGTCAGCAGTTGAATGATGTCGGGGTAAAAATGGGGTTGAAAAAAATAACCATCTATAATAAGTTTGATAGTGCCTTAAAAATTTCTCAAATTTTCGGGAATACTTTAGAAGCCTTGATCGGTGCTGTTTATTTGGATAAAGGGTATAAAAAAACTCAGAAATGGGTTGAAAAAAATATCATTCTTACACATATGTTCATCGACGATCTCGAGGGGATTGAAATAAACATTAAGAATAGGTTGTATGGCTGGGCAAACAAAAATGGAAAAGTATTGGATTTTGAAACTTTGGAAGAAGTATTTCAAAATGGCAGACGATTGTTTACCATTGGCGCAACTGTTGATGGAGAGTTAGTGGCGAAGGGGAAAGGATATAATAAAAAAGATGCCAGTCAGATTGCAGCTCAATTAGCGGTGGAGAAATTAGGGTTGTAA
- a CDS encoding ShlB/FhaC/HecB family hemolysin secretion/activation protein gives MINKVNKSWVINRQLSIILIVCLFIFSKSTAQYQLKINFVDKDTLFNPQSLKLTTSFSNNLACVNYINQLPGLLHSKGYPVASVDSVAYYAGFAIIQLYVGKQFQKIKLHIDGGDKKLFSVVGNSERSLDVLQIQKLQQGILNYYENNGYPFASTYLDSISFNDVAMTATLKIDKGVLYHIDSIRVYGKAKISNVFLQQYLGIKNSSIYSREKLQNVGKRLLNLPYLQEQQPSDITLLGTGSILNLYLQPKPSSQINFLVGFLPADNQTGKLRFTGDVNLNLKNVLAHGETLLLNWQQLQAKSPRLNIGFQQPYIFRSPFGIDFSFNLFKKDSTFIQLNTQLGLQYLLSANQSGKIFFQQQSSVLLSSGVDTDQVKATKQLPLNIDVSATNVGLDYEWNNTNYLYNPIKGNELKLTASVGVKKITKNNDVLSLKDPLFDYGSLYDSLKLKTYQFRVKISAAHFFPLGKLSTLKAVLNTGLYNSENTFRNELFQIGGYKILRGFDEESIYATQYGVATAEYRYLLGLNSYLFAFVDAGWVKNHYQSINVNNNFISSGAGLAFETKLGLLNISFAIGKRNDIKQDFRQAAKIHFGYINYF, from the coding sequence ATGATAAACAAAGTAAACAAATCATGGGTCATTAATCGTCAATTATCAATTATACTAATTGTCTGCCTGTTTATTTTTAGCAAGTCCACTGCTCAATATCAACTTAAAATAAATTTTGTCGATAAAGATACACTCTTCAATCCGCAGTCGTTAAAATTAACTACCAGCTTTAGCAATAATCTTGCTTGTGTAAATTATATCAATCAACTACCCGGATTATTGCATTCCAAAGGATATCCTGTAGCATCAGTAGATAGTGTGGCTTATTATGCCGGTTTTGCAATCATACAATTATATGTAGGCAAACAATTTCAAAAGATAAAACTACATATTGATGGAGGAGATAAAAAGCTTTTTTCAGTTGTGGGTAATTCGGAACGATCGCTTGATGTTTTGCAAATTCAAAAGCTGCAACAAGGGATCTTGAATTACTATGAAAATAATGGATACCCCTTTGCTTCAACTTATTTAGATAGTATCAGCTTTAACGATGTGGCCATGACAGCAACACTTAAAATAGATAAAGGTGTTTTGTATCACATAGACAGTATCAGGGTATATGGGAAAGCGAAAATCTCTAATGTTTTTTTACAGCAATATTTAGGCATAAAAAACTCAAGTATTTATAGCAGAGAAAAGTTGCAAAATGTTGGTAAACGATTATTAAACTTACCATACCTCCAGGAACAACAACCTTCTGATATTACACTCTTGGGCACAGGTTCTATTCTGAATCTTTATTTACAACCCAAGCCAAGCAGCCAGATAAATTTTTTGGTTGGCTTTTTGCCTGCAGATAACCAAACGGGAAAACTTCGTTTTACCGGTGATGTTAATTTGAATTTGAAAAATGTGTTGGCACATGGCGAAACGCTTTTGCTTAACTGGCAGCAATTGCAGGCAAAATCTCCCCGATTGAATATTGGTTTTCAACAACCTTATATTTTCAGGTCTCCTTTTGGCATTGATTTTTCATTTAACCTATTTAAAAAAGATTCAACTTTTATACAATTAAATACTCAACTTGGGTTGCAATATCTTTTATCTGCCAATCAATCGGGTAAAATATTTTTTCAACAACAAAGTAGTGTATTGCTTTCGTCTGGTGTAGATACCGATCAGGTAAAAGCTACTAAGCAGTTACCGTTGAATATTGATGTTAGTGCTACTAATGTGGGTTTGGATTACGAATGGAATAATACCAATTATCTCTATAACCCGATAAAGGGAAATGAATTGAAATTGACGGCATCTGTCGGGGTAAAAAAAATTACAAAGAATAATGATGTGCTGAGTTTAAAAGACCCTTTGTTTGACTACGGATCTTTATACGATTCATTGAAACTTAAAACATATCAGTTTAGAGTAAAAATATCTGCAGCACACTTTTTCCCTTTGGGTAAATTAAGTACACTAAAAGCAGTATTAAATACAGGACTGTATAATAGCGAGAATACCTTTCGCAACGAATTGTTTCAAATAGGTGGATATAAAATATTAAGAGGGTTTGATGAGGAAAGTATTTATGCTACCCAGTATGGTGTAGCCACGGCAGAGTATAGGTATCTGTTGGGGCTTAATTCGTATTTGTTTGCTTTTGTGGATGCCGGATGGGTGAAAAATCATTATCAGTCTATCAACGTAAATAATAATTTTATTTCTTCTGGGGCAGGACTGGCCTTTGAAACTAAACTAGGTTTATTAAATATTAGTTTTGCCATAGGTAAACGAAATGACATAAAACAGGATTTTCGTCAAGCAGCGAAAATACATTTTGGTTATATCAATTATTTTTAA
- a CDS encoding NAD(P)H-dependent glycerol-3-phosphate dehydrogenase codes for MTFGIIGSGSWGTALAKILTDNGQTIYWYNRSEKAIEQFKKRRHNPHYLSTAYFDLNKIKLTTNVADVINHSDCVVIAVPSAYATVTLQELDRNIFSGKKIISAIKGILPEHNLLLNDYLKDEFNVLLENYFAVLGPCHSEEVAAEKLSYLTFSGIDKNATHEITKYFKTDYLNTVENNDIYGVQYAAILKNIYAVGAGIAHGLEYGDNFLSVLIANSADEMGGFLKKSTIIPHAEHPTSNIQHPANYSASVYLGDLLVTCYSLFSRNRTFGNMIGKGYSVKAAQLEMSMVAEGYNASKCMYLINQTVKAPMPIAETVYRILWEGLDAEEGFKIIEESLV; via the coding sequence ATGACCTTTGGAATTATAGGCAGTGGTAGTTGGGGCACAGCCCTGGCGAAAATTTTAACCGATAATGGGCAAACGATTTATTGGTACAATAGAAGTGAAAAGGCAATCGAGCAATTCAAAAAACGCAGACACAATCCCCACTATTTAAGTACAGCATATTTCGATCTCAATAAAATTAAATTAACCACTAATGTGGCTGATGTGATCAATCATTCTGATTGTGTTGTTATTGCAGTGCCGTCTGCTTATGCTACAGTTACTCTGCAAGAGCTTGATAGAAATATCTTTTCAGGTAAAAAAATAATCAGTGCAATAAAAGGTATTTTGCCTGAGCATAATTTATTGTTGAATGATTATTTAAAAGATGAATTCAATGTGCTGCTTGAAAATTATTTTGCAGTACTCGGCCCTTGTCATTCCGAAGAGGTAGCCGCTGAAAAATTATCTTATCTGACTTTTTCCGGTATCGATAAGAATGCCACCCACGAGATAACAAAATATTTCAAAACAGATTATTTAAATACTGTTGAGAACAATGATATTTATGGTGTGCAGTATGCGGCCATCTTAAAAAATATTTATGCTGTTGGTGCCGGTATAGCACATGGCTTAGAGTATGGTGATAATTTTTTAAGTGTGCTCATCGCAAACAGTGCAGATGAGATGGGAGGCTTCCTGAAAAAATCGACCATTATCCCTCATGCAGAGCATCCAACATCCAACATTCAACATCCGGCCAACTACTCGGCTTCCGTTTACCTTGGGGATCTGTTAGTAACCTGCTACTCTCTTTTTAGCCGTAACCGTACTTTCGGTAACATGATTGGTAAGGGGTATTCTGTAAAAGCAGCCCAGTTAGAAATGAGCATGGTGGCAGAAGGTTACAATGCCAGTAAATGTATGTATCTCATCAATCAAACTGTAAAAGCGCCCATGCCAATTGCCGAAACGGTGTACCGTATTTTGTGGGAAGGTTTGGATGCGGAAGAAGGGTTTAAAATTATTGAAGAGAGTTTGGTGTAA